The following coding sequences are from one Arthrobacter crystallopoietes window:
- a CDS encoding bifunctional methylenetetrahydrofolate dehydrogenase/methenyltetrahydrofolate cyclohydrolase, translating to MNSEATQTAQKLDGTATAKRIKEELTERVAALKTRGIVPGLGTVLVGEDPGSKWYVGGKHKDCAEVGINSIRRDLPDTISQEELEAVLDELNNDPACTGYIVQLPLPKHIDTHAILEKIDPAKDADGLHPMNLGRLVLNVNAPLDSPLPCTPHGCVELLLRHDIELAGKRVLVVGRGVTVGRPLGLLLTRKSINATVVLAHTGTVDLADELRRADVVIAAAGMPHMVKAEDLKPGAIVLDVGVSRVEDEETGKAKVTGDVEPAAKSVASWLSPNPGGVGPMTRAMLLANVVEAAERQAR from the coding sequence ATGAATTCTGAAGCCACCCAGACCGCGCAGAAGCTGGACGGAACGGCCACGGCCAAACGCATTAAGGAAGAGCTCACCGAGCGGGTTGCCGCGCTGAAGACCCGCGGGATCGTGCCCGGACTCGGCACCGTGCTGGTGGGGGAGGACCCCGGCAGCAAGTGGTACGTCGGTGGCAAGCACAAGGACTGCGCGGAGGTGGGCATTAATTCCATCCGCCGCGACCTGCCGGACACCATCTCGCAGGAGGAACTGGAAGCGGTCCTCGATGAGCTGAACAACGATCCGGCCTGCACCGGCTACATCGTCCAGCTGCCGCTGCCCAAGCACATCGACACCCACGCCATCCTGGAGAAGATCGATCCGGCCAAGGATGCGGACGGCCTGCACCCGATGAACCTGGGCCGGCTGGTACTCAACGTCAACGCCCCGCTGGATTCGCCGCTGCCGTGCACCCCGCACGGCTGCGTGGAACTGCTGCTGCGCCATGACATCGAACTGGCCGGCAAGCGCGTGCTGGTGGTGGGCCGCGGCGTGACCGTGGGCCGGCCGCTGGGACTGCTGCTGACCCGCAAGTCCATCAACGCCACCGTGGTGCTCGCCCATACCGGCACCGTGGATCTGGCCGATGAACTGCGCCGCGCCGATGTGGTGATTGCCGCCGCCGGCATGCCGCACATGGTCAAGGCCGAAGACCTCAAGCCCGGTGCCATTGTGCTCGACGTCGGTGTCAGCCGCGTGGAGGATGAGGAGACCGGCAAGGCCAAGGTCACCGGCGACGTGGAGCCCGCGGCCAAGTCCGTGGCCAGCTGGCTCTCGCCGAACCCGGGCGGCGTGGGTCCGATGACCCGCGCCATGCTGCTGGCCAACGTGGTGGAAGCCGCCGAGCGCCAGGCACGCTGA
- a CDS encoding sensor histidine kinase, translating into MNPGFRGPPTAVLIAVTSIIQLVGTSFAAAHQFSPRPLDPLAYALLLAGPALLSLRRKAPGPMAAGAAAATGTYFAAGYPGGPIWLSLVVALFIAVRSKARWWAWGAVGGLALLFLVAALSTGGLADTARAGAGVAWLVIVVMIGELLASRAGRRAERRRTELEAEQRRRNEERLVLARDIHDVVAHSLSMINVQASVALHLARKDPDPEQMRQALEAIKSGSKDALAEVRDVLAVLRQDAPRAPAQRLDQLPELLARAEQGGLTVRLDNRAGQLPESAASAESTAYRVIQEAVTNIVRHAHATQAWVGISVAGVMLEVTVEDDGVGLGNAPEGNGLRGMRERIATLDGELAVGPREPAGTRVHARIPLPGDRPAAAGRAATGGGPGSGGAER; encoded by the coding sequence ATGAACCCGGGCTTCCGCGGGCCGCCCACTGCCGTCCTGATTGCGGTCACGTCCATCATTCAGCTGGTCGGCACTAGTTTTGCCGCCGCCCACCAGTTTTCCCCGCGTCCGCTGGATCCGCTGGCCTACGCCCTGCTGCTGGCCGGCCCCGCGCTGCTGTCGCTGCGCCGCAAGGCTCCCGGCCCCATGGCCGCCGGGGCAGCCGCGGCAACGGGAACCTATTTCGCGGCCGGCTATCCGGGCGGACCCATCTGGCTCTCCCTGGTGGTGGCGCTGTTCATCGCCGTGCGCTCCAAGGCCCGCTGGTGGGCCTGGGGAGCCGTGGGCGGGCTGGCCCTGCTGTTCCTCGTCGCCGCGCTGTCCACGGGCGGGCTGGCCGATACCGCCCGGGCCGGGGCCGGCGTGGCCTGGCTGGTCATCGTTGTCATGATCGGGGAGCTGCTGGCCTCCCGTGCCGGACGGCGCGCCGAACGCCGGCGCACCGAGCTCGAGGCGGAGCAGCGCCGGCGGAATGAAGAGCGGCTGGTCCTCGCTCGGGATATTCACGACGTCGTTGCGCACTCCCTCTCCATGATCAATGTGCAGGCATCGGTCGCCCTGCACCTGGCACGGAAGGATCCGGATCCGGAGCAAATGCGGCAGGCACTGGAGGCCATCAAGTCCGGTTCCAAGGACGCCCTCGCCGAGGTGCGCGACGTCCTCGCCGTGCTTCGCCAGGACGCGCCGAGGGCTCCTGCCCAGCGGCTGGACCAGCTGCCGGAACTGCTGGCGCGGGCCGAACAGGGCGGCCTGACAGTCCGGCTGGATAACCGCGCGGGCCAGCTGCCCGAAAGCGCAGCCTCCGCGGAAAGCACGGCGTACCGGGTCATCCAGGAAGCCGTCACGAACATCGTCCGGCACGCGCATGCCACTCAGGCGTGGGTGGGCATTAGCGTCGCCGGTGTCATGCTCGAAGTGACGGTGGAGGACGACGGCGTGGGGCTGGGTAATGCGCCGGAAGGCAACGGATTGCGCGGGATGCGGGAGCGGATTGCCACGCTCGACGGCGAACTGGCGGTAGGGCCCCGCGAGCCTGCAGGCACGCGCGTGCATGCCCGCATTCCGCTGCCGGGCGACAGGCCTGCAGCTGCCGGCCGGGCTGCAACCGGCGGCGGGCCAGGTTCAGGAGGGGCGGAGCGATGA
- a CDS encoding response regulator: MIRVLLADDQTLIRAGFRALLKAEDDMEVVAEAGTGAEAVRLAKATRPDVVLMDIRMPGGDGIDATATILAAEELSGTRVIMLTTFELDDYIIDSIRAGASGFLVKDTEPEELIRAVRAVADGDALLSPSVTRRLLAKVAAESRPAPAPPSSLEQLTAREREVLALVGAGLNNALIAEKLYITPLTAKTHVSRIMTKLMVRDRSQLVVLAYESGLVRPGWTGAAPDR, encoded by the coding sequence ATGATCAGAGTGCTGCTGGCGGATGACCAGACCCTGATCCGCGCCGGCTTCAGGGCGCTGCTCAAGGCCGAAGACGACATGGAAGTCGTCGCGGAGGCCGGCACAGGTGCCGAAGCGGTCCGCCTGGCCAAGGCAACGAGGCCGGATGTGGTCCTGATGGACATCCGCATGCCCGGCGGCGACGGCATCGACGCCACCGCCACGATTCTGGCCGCCGAAGAGCTCTCAGGTACGCGTGTCATCATGCTGACCACGTTCGAACTCGATGACTACATCATCGACTCCATCCGGGCCGGGGCCAGCGGCTTCCTGGTCAAGGACACCGAACCCGAAGAGCTGATCCGCGCCGTGCGTGCGGTGGCCGACGGCGACGCCCTCCTCTCGCCGTCAGTCACCCGCCGACTCCTGGCCAAGGTGGCGGCCGAGTCCCGGCCCGCGCCGGCACCGCCGTCGTCGTTGGAGCAGTTGACCGCGCGGGAACGGGAAGTCCTTGCGCTGGTCGGCGCCGGGCTGAACAACGCGCTGATCGCCGAGAAGCTGTACATTACGCCGCTGACGGCAAAGACCCATGTCTCGCGCATCATGACCAAACTGATGGTCCGCGACCGCTCACAGCTGGTGGTTCTGGCGTACGAGTCCGGCCTGGTGCGGCCGGGCTGGACCGGCGCGGCGCCCGACCGGTAA
- a CDS encoding SHOCT domain-containing protein, translated as MLTAATGAIAASSLVAQGPWNDGRGPGWWILLVPLFWILVIGFAVFLIRRTMWRNRRQESVLGAEGVLRERYARGEIDETEFRQRLEVLRAQPQR; from the coding sequence ATGTTGACTGCAGCAACCGGCGCCATCGCCGCCAGCAGCCTTGTCGCCCAGGGACCCTGGAATGACGGCCGCGGACCCGGCTGGTGGATCCTGCTGGTTCCGCTCTTCTGGATCCTGGTTATCGGCTTCGCCGTCTTCCTGATCCGCCGCACGATGTGGCGCAACCGCAGGCAGGAAAGCGTCCTCGGAGCCGAAGGCGTCCTGCGCGAGCGGTATGCCCGCGGGGAGATCGATGAGACGGAGTTCCGCCAGCGGTTGGAGGTCCTTCGCGCGCAGCCGCAACGCTAG
- a CDS encoding MFS transporter codes for MSTHTQPRSEASNQRRVAFATIIGTTIEWYDFFIYATAAGLVFADLFFKPAGDSIGLLLAFASVGISFLFRPLGAFLAGHYGDKIGRRAMLVLTLILMGASTTLIGFLPTYATAGVLAPILLLLLRIVQGISAGGEWGGAVLMAVEHAPRDRRGRAGSFPQLGVPLGMLLASGVTALMTGVISPGAAFVEWGWRVPFLLSFVLIVVGYIVRRTVEESPVFQEIAEKKEQRSVPAVELFKKHWLLVILAALVFAGNNAAGYMATGGFIPSYATDPNGPVGLDRTPVLLAITFGAAMWFVFTLLAGILSDKIGRKKTYLIGFTAQAITVFPLFWLINTGELWALYLALGLFSVGLGLGYGPQAAWYSEIFPASVRFSGVSISYALGAILGGAFAPTIAQALVQATGSSTAVSVYLLLVTFVSIGAVLVLRDRPGIDLSIKNQAEQEVGATIFDKRRGASTDDVDTVKATV; via the coding sequence ATGAGCACTCACACGCAGCCCCGCTCCGAGGCTTCGAACCAGCGCCGGGTGGCCTTTGCCACCATCATCGGCACCACCATCGAGTGGTATGACTTCTTCATTTACGCCACGGCCGCGGGTCTGGTGTTCGCCGACCTCTTCTTCAAACCGGCCGGCGACTCGATCGGCCTGCTGCTGGCCTTCGCTTCCGTGGGCATCAGCTTCCTCTTCCGGCCGCTGGGCGCCTTCCTGGCCGGCCACTACGGCGACAAAATCGGCCGCCGCGCCATGCTGGTGCTCACGCTGATCCTGATGGGCGCGTCGACTACGCTGATCGGCTTCCTACCCACCTACGCCACCGCCGGTGTGCTGGCTCCCATCCTGCTACTCCTGCTGCGCATCGTCCAGGGCATCTCCGCCGGCGGCGAATGGGGCGGCGCTGTCCTGATGGCCGTCGAGCATGCTCCGCGGGACCGCCGCGGCCGCGCGGGCTCCTTCCCGCAGCTGGGTGTTCCCCTGGGCATGCTGCTGGCCTCGGGCGTCACCGCCCTGATGACCGGTGTCATCTCCCCCGGCGCAGCCTTCGTCGAATGGGGCTGGCGCGTACCGTTCCTGCTGAGCTTCGTGCTCATTGTGGTCGGCTACATTGTCCGCCGGACCGTTGAGGAAAGCCCGGTCTTCCAGGAAATCGCGGAGAAGAAAGAGCAGCGCTCCGTTCCCGCAGTCGAGCTTTTCAAGAAGCACTGGCTGCTGGTCATCCTGGCCGCGCTGGTCTTCGCCGGCAACAACGCCGCGGGCTACATGGCAACCGGCGGGTTCATCCCCAGCTACGCCACGGATCCGAACGGCCCGGTCGGGCTGGACCGCACGCCGGTCCTGCTGGCCATCACTTTCGGTGCCGCCATGTGGTTTGTCTTTACCCTGCTGGCCGGCATTCTCTCCGACAAGATCGGACGCAAGAAGACCTACCTGATCGGCTTCACCGCGCAGGCCATCACCGTCTTCCCGCTGTTCTGGCTAATCAACACGGGCGAGCTGTGGGCGCTCTACCTGGCGCTGGGACTGTTCTCGGTAGGCCTGGGTCTGGGCTACGGACCGCAGGCTGCCTGGTACAGCGAGATTTTCCCGGCCTCCGTGCGCTTCTCCGGCGTCTCCATCTCCTACGCGCTGGGCGCCATCCTCGGCGGAGCGTTCGCGCCGACCATTGCGCAGGCGCTGGTGCAGGCCACCGGTTCCTCCACTGCGGTGTCGGTCTACCTGCTGCTGGTGACCTTCGTGTCCATCGGCGCCGTCCTGGTCCTGCGGGACCGCCCGGGGATCGACCTGAGCATCAAGAACCAGGCCGAGCAGGAAGTCGGAGCCACCATCTTCGATAAGCGCCGCGGCGCCTCCACCGACGACGTCGACACCGTGAAGGCCACGGTCTAA
- a CDS encoding LysR family transcriptional regulator — MANFTLRQLELFAALPDFPTLSAAAASLRISESALSQAITALEKVAGEQLCVRRKARGLQLTPAGQFFAQRARRLIRDADDLVNDLAGAAGTLKGPVKLGCFSSLAHNLLPGILEALPTAHPQLNVDVTVGTHTELLPALDAGLLDMAIVYDMQLPAGYNQRTIYRTELEAVLPPDHKLARQDTVDLAQLAEEPLIMYDSSPSTANTHHVFAERGLRPNVVSSMPQMVLVQAMVGRGLGYALLMSRPNSPGLTVEGRPVAIRPLSPPATRTTVCAIWPEDMSLSPRAEAVVDLAVRILDSQD, encoded by the coding sequence GTGGCTAACTTCACCCTCCGCCAGCTGGAGCTTTTCGCTGCCCTGCCGGATTTCCCCACCCTGAGTGCGGCCGCCGCCAGCCTGCGCATCTCGGAATCCGCCCTCTCGCAGGCCATCACCGCCCTGGAGAAGGTCGCGGGGGAACAGCTGTGCGTCCGGCGCAAGGCGCGCGGGCTCCAACTGACTCCTGCGGGGCAGTTCTTTGCCCAGCGGGCCCGCCGGCTTATCCGCGACGCGGACGATCTGGTCAACGACCTGGCCGGAGCAGCCGGCACGCTCAAGGGCCCGGTGAAGCTGGGCTGTTTCAGCAGTCTGGCCCACAACCTGCTGCCCGGCATCCTGGAAGCCCTGCCTACCGCGCATCCTCAGTTGAACGTGGACGTCACTGTGGGCACGCACACCGAACTGCTGCCGGCGCTGGATGCCGGACTGCTGGATATGGCCATCGTCTACGACATGCAGCTGCCCGCGGGCTACAACCAGCGGACCATCTACCGGACGGAACTCGAGGCCGTCCTGCCGCCGGACCACAAGCTGGCCCGGCAGGACACGGTGGATCTGGCGCAGCTGGCCGAGGAGCCCCTGATCATGTACGACTCCAGCCCCAGCACCGCCAATACCCACCACGTTTTCGCCGAACGCGGCCTGCGTCCCAACGTTGTCTCGTCAATGCCCCAGATGGTCCTTGTCCAAGCCATGGTCGGCCGTGGTCTGGGGTATGCCCTACTCATGTCCAGGCCGAACTCGCCGGGGCTGACCGTCGAAGGCCGCCCGGTGGCCATCCGGCCGCTGTCTCCGCCGGCCACCCGGACCACGGTCTGCGCCATCTGGCCCGAAGACATGTCGCTGAGCCCGCGGGCGGAAGCCGTCGTGGACCTGGCCGTGCGGATTCTGGATAGCCAGGACTGA
- a CDS encoding NAD(P)/FAD-dependent oxidoreductase: MTAAPSTSSNAKIPEQPQNPQNIVIVGNGQAGIQLVDSLRKEGYAGTITVIGEETHFPYQRPPLSKDFMAADKEPKPLPLRAEKFFTDNDVDSRLGVRVTAIDRAGHTVELSDGTSIGYSTLVLATGAANRELNVLGSDLAGIYGLRTLADAEAVHARLDTVRSVVVIGAGFIGLEFAAAARKRGLDVTVLEYADRPMARALSPVMGNWFAQAHRNMGVDLRLGEGIASFTGDNGGSADGDGGHVAAAASTTGETYPADMVLVGIGVIPRTELAEQAGLAVANGITVDSAMRTDDADIYALGDCANYPSHHAEARTRLESVQNATDQARHTAKSILDTHDGGRDYTELPWFWSTQGDLRLQIAGIAHPDDETVLRGNPDDGKFSVFCFRSGRLVAVESVNQPADHMAARRLLAQERTLAPEQAADLEFDFKAYSKAAAAGV; this comes from the coding sequence ATGACCGCCGCACCCAGCACATCGAGCAACGCGAAGATCCCCGAGCAGCCTCAGAACCCGCAGAACATTGTCATTGTCGGCAACGGGCAGGCCGGCATCCAGCTGGTCGACTCGCTGCGCAAGGAAGGCTACGCCGGGACCATCACGGTCATCGGCGAGGAAACGCACTTCCCGTACCAGCGACCGCCGCTGTCCAAGGACTTCATGGCCGCGGACAAGGAGCCGAAACCGCTGCCGCTGCGCGCGGAAAAGTTCTTCACCGATAACGACGTCGACTCCCGCTTGGGCGTGCGGGTCACCGCCATCGACCGCGCCGGACATACTGTTGAGCTCTCCGACGGGACCAGCATCGGCTACAGCACGCTGGTCCTGGCCACCGGCGCCGCCAACCGCGAACTCAACGTCTTGGGCAGCGACTTGGCAGGGATCTACGGGCTGCGGACGCTGGCCGACGCCGAAGCCGTCCACGCCCGCCTGGACACGGTGCGCTCCGTCGTCGTGATCGGTGCCGGTTTCATCGGGCTCGAGTTCGCCGCCGCCGCGCGCAAACGCGGGCTGGACGTCACGGTGCTCGAATACGCGGACCGGCCGATGGCCCGCGCGCTCTCCCCCGTGATGGGCAACTGGTTCGCCCAGGCCCACCGGAACATGGGCGTGGACCTGCGCCTGGGCGAAGGCATCGCCTCCTTCACCGGCGACAACGGCGGGAGCGCCGACGGCGACGGCGGGCACGTGGCCGCAGCGGCCAGCACCACCGGCGAAACCTACCCCGCGGACATGGTGCTGGTGGGCATCGGCGTCATCCCCCGCACCGAACTCGCCGAGCAGGCCGGACTCGCGGTCGCCAACGGCATCACGGTGGACAGCGCCATGCGCACCGACGATGCGGACATCTACGCTCTGGGCGACTGCGCGAACTACCCCAGCCACCACGCCGAAGCGCGCACCCGGCTCGAATCCGTGCAGAACGCCACCGACCAGGCCAGGCACACCGCCAAGTCCATCCTCGATACCCACGACGGCGGCCGCGACTACACCGAACTGCCCTGGTTCTGGTCCACCCAGGGCGACCTGCGGCTGCAGATCGCCGGCATCGCCCACCCAGACGACGAAACCGTCCTGCGCGGCAACCCGGACGACGGGAAGTTCTCCGTCTTCTGCTTCCGCAGCGGCCGCCTGGTGGCAGTCGAATCCGTGAACCAGCCCGCCGACCACATGGCCGCCCGCCGGCTCCTCGCCCAGGAACGAACCCTCGCCCCTGAACAGGCCGCCGACCTGGAGTTCGACTTCAAGGCGTACTCCAAGGCCGCCGCGGCGGGCGTGTAG
- a CDS encoding 2Fe-2S iron-sulfur cluster-binding protein encodes MAKVSFHHNDGNVDVLDVDPGTSLMRAAVTNGVAGIVGECGGQAMCATCHVYVRPEYLDGLPEISEDEEEMLECTADPRDEDRSRLGCQIKAGEGFDEIEVDVPASQI; translated from the coding sequence ATGGCTAAAGTCAGCTTCCACCACAATGACGGCAATGTAGACGTGCTCGACGTCGACCCGGGCACCTCGCTGATGCGCGCGGCCGTGACCAACGGCGTCGCCGGGATCGTCGGCGAATGCGGCGGCCAGGCGATGTGCGCCACCTGCCACGTCTACGTCCGCCCGGAGTACCTCGACGGGCTCCCGGAGATCAGCGAGGACGAAGAGGAAATGCTCGAATGCACCGCCGACCCGCGGGATGAGGACCGCAGCCGGCTGGGCTGCCAGATCAAGGCGGGCGAAGGCTTCGACGAGATCGAGGTCGACGTCCCCGCCAGCCAGATCTAG
- a CDS encoding cytochrome P450 produces the protein MTAEAIAARPVPTADWVTIEDLYRNPFPIYRKMRSEAPVHWVPAVNRYMVTSYEACHTVENDQEIFSADETNSLMKRAMGHSMLRKDDPEHDVDRKSYGSVLRPKAIKEHWNAIFQANHEKYLARLKAAGPGSDLIWEYAAPYAAENLRLVMGFHNATQEDMQRWSQTMINGTGNYADDPEVWAASEKSYNEVDDAIDEILPYLRKNPDSSLLSGMTSMPIPLEAIRANMKMTIGGGLNEPRDVLGVAVWALLSHPDQLAQVLADPALYPTVFEESVRWVAPIGMYPRETTRDTVLEGVQLPKGARLGVVVGAANRDPAVFEDPESFNINRPKKPHLAFGGGNHYCAGAWVAKASVSGIALPQLFAELPNLRLDPERPAVDAGWVFRGMNALPVRWDAK, from the coding sequence ATGACCGCCGAAGCCATTGCAGCCCGCCCGGTGCCCACCGCGGACTGGGTGACCATCGAGGACCTCTACCGCAACCCGTTCCCGATCTACCGGAAAATGCGTTCCGAGGCGCCGGTCCATTGGGTGCCGGCGGTAAACCGCTACATGGTCACCAGCTACGAGGCCTGCCACACGGTCGAGAATGACCAGGAAATCTTCTCCGCCGACGAGACCAACTCGCTGATGAAGCGCGCCATGGGCCACTCGATGCTCCGCAAGGATGATCCGGAGCACGACGTCGACCGCAAGTCCTATGGCTCGGTGCTGCGGCCCAAGGCGATCAAGGAACACTGGAACGCGATCTTCCAGGCCAACCACGAGAAGTACCTGGCCCGGCTCAAGGCCGCCGGCCCGGGCTCCGACCTGATTTGGGAGTACGCCGCTCCATACGCCGCGGAAAACCTGCGCCTGGTGATGGGCTTCCACAACGCCACGCAGGAAGACATGCAGCGCTGGTCGCAGACAATGATCAACGGCACGGGAAACTACGCCGATGACCCCGAGGTCTGGGCCGCCTCGGAAAAGTCCTACAACGAGGTCGACGACGCGATCGACGAGATCCTGCCCTACCTGCGCAAGAACCCGGACTCGAGCCTGCTCTCCGGCATGACCAGCATGCCGATCCCGCTGGAGGCCATCCGGGCCAACATGAAGATGACCATCGGCGGCGGCCTGAACGAACCGCGCGACGTGCTCGGCGTGGCAGTCTGGGCCCTGCTCTCCCATCCGGACCAACTGGCCCAGGTGCTCGCAGACCCCGCGCTCTACCCCACCGTGTTCGAGGAGTCCGTCCGCTGGGTCGCGCCCATCGGCATGTACCCGCGCGAAACCACCCGCGACACCGTCCTGGAAGGCGTGCAGCTGCCCAAGGGCGCCCGCCTCGGCGTCGTTGTTGGTGCGGCTAACCGTGACCCGGCGGTCTTCGAGGATCCGGAGAGCTTCAACATCAACCGGCCCAAGAAGCCGCATCTGGCCTTCGGCGGCGGCAACCACTACTGCGCGGGCGCATGGGTGGCAAAGGCCTCCGTGTCGGGCATTGCGCTGCCGCAGCTCTTCGCCGAGCTGCCCAACCTGCGCCTGGACCCGGAACGGCCGGCCGTCGATGCGGGCTGGGTGTTCCGCGGCATGAACGCCCTGCCGGTCCGCTGGGACGCGAAGTAA
- a CDS encoding LysR substrate-binding domain-containing protein, with protein MARYTLRQLSYFAAVAEAGTISGAAAKLHVSQTAVAAAVTELERIFKTQLTVRRKAHGVSLTPAGTYLYAQAAELLRSAEELELNASSGGRELAGPLVIGCYATVAPTILPVLIEGFTVNHPKVQLDFVEGPQDRIQERLFAGELDLAIVYDMDLSPGLGSVQLYDVRGYVLLPQSHRLAGQPEVSLQELAEDPMILLDAPPSSHHTMTLFEQAGVSPAIRYRTTDFELTRSLVGRGVGYSVLVQRPAIDSSYEGLPVVPKPIVPAVKPVAVKMVWPEAIRLTDRAEAMVSFAASAARNARNPPPA; from the coding sequence ATGGCGCGCTACACGCTGAGGCAGCTCTCCTACTTCGCGGCGGTGGCGGAAGCGGGAACCATTTCCGGTGCCGCGGCCAAGCTGCATGTGTCCCAGACCGCCGTCGCCGCAGCGGTGACCGAGCTGGAAAGGATCTTCAAGACGCAGCTGACTGTCCGGCGCAAGGCCCACGGGGTGTCGCTGACGCCGGCCGGCACGTACCTCTACGCGCAGGCCGCCGAGCTCCTGCGCTCCGCCGAGGAGCTGGAGCTCAACGCCAGCAGCGGCGGGCGTGAGCTGGCCGGGCCGCTGGTGATCGGCTGTTATGCCACCGTGGCGCCGACCATCCTGCCGGTGTTGATCGAGGGCTTCACTGTGAATCATCCGAAGGTGCAGCTGGACTTCGTGGAAGGGCCGCAGGACCGGATCCAGGAGCGGCTCTTCGCCGGTGAGCTGGACCTGGCCATCGTCTACGACATGGACCTGAGTCCCGGGCTCGGGTCGGTCCAGCTCTATGACGTGCGGGGCTATGTGCTGTTGCCGCAGTCCCACCGGTTGGCCGGCCAGCCGGAGGTTTCGCTGCAGGAGCTCGCCGAGGATCCGATGATCCTGCTGGATGCCCCGCCAAGCAGCCACCACACCATGACGCTGTTCGAGCAGGCCGGCGTCAGTCCGGCCATCCGCTACCGCACCACGGACTTCGAGCTGACCCGCTCCTTGGTAGGCCGCGGCGTCGGGTATTCGGTGCTGGTGCAGCGGCCGGCGATCGATTCCTCCTACGAGGGGCTGCCGGTGGTGCCCAAGCCGATCGTGCCTGCGGTGAAGCCCGTCGCCGTGAAGATGGTCTGGCCGGAAGCGATCCGGCTGACTGACCGCGCGGAGGCCATGGTCAGCTTTGCCGCCAGCGCCGCCCGGAATGCCCGCAATCCGCCGCCGGCCTAG
- a CDS encoding ABC transporter ATP-binding protein — protein sequence MPNIVEPKQLTKTVISARGLTKKYGDFAAVDGISFDVPAGESFGLLGPNGAGKSTTMRMIGGVSQRTSGDLAIMGLDPEQHGPEIRAHLGVVPQQDNLDEDLRVRDNLIVYGRYFGLPHSYLRPKADELLEFAQLSDKAKAKVDSLSGGMKRRLTIARSLINEPKILLLDEPTTGLDPQARHILWDRLFRLKEQGVTLVLTTHYMDEAEQLCDRLIVVDKGRIMAEGSPAALIREYSTREVLELRFGSERNATVAAQLEGIGERLETLPDRVLIYTHDGETSLEQVSGRGLHPVTSLVRRSSLEDVFLRLTGRSLVD from the coding sequence GTGCCTAACATCGTAGAGCCGAAGCAGCTGACCAAGACGGTCATTTCCGCCCGCGGGCTCACCAAAAAGTACGGGGATTTCGCCGCGGTGGACGGCATCTCCTTCGACGTGCCCGCCGGTGAATCCTTCGGGCTGCTCGGGCCCAACGGCGCCGGTAAATCGACCACCATGCGGATGATCGGCGGCGTCTCCCAGCGCACCTCCGGCGACCTGGCCATCATGGGTCTGGACCCGGAACAGCATGGCCCCGAGATCCGCGCGCACCTGGGCGTGGTTCCGCAGCAAGACAATCTGGACGAGGACCTTCGCGTGCGGGACAACCTCATCGTCTACGGGCGCTACTTCGGCCTGCCGCACAGCTACCTGCGGCCCAAGGCGGACGAACTGCTCGAGTTCGCCCAGCTCTCCGACAAGGCCAAGGCCAAGGTGGACTCGCTCTCCGGCGGCATGAAGCGCCGGCTCACCATTGCGCGCTCGCTGATCAACGAGCCGAAGATCCTGCTGCTGGACGAGCCCACCACCGGCCTGGATCCGCAGGCCCGGCACATCCTGTGGGACCGGCTGTTCCGGCTCAAGGAACAGGGCGTGACCCTGGTGCTGACCACCCACTACATGGACGAGGCGGAGCAGCTCTGCGACCGCCTGATCGTGGTGGACAAAGGCCGGATCATGGCCGAGGGATCCCCGGCCGCACTGATCCGCGAATACTCCACGCGGGAGGTGCTCGAGCTGCGCTTCGGCTCCGAGCGCAACGCCACCGTGGCCGCCCAGCTCGAGGGGATCGGCGAGCGCCTCGAAACCCTGCCGGACCGGGTGCTGATTTACACGCACGACGGCGAAACGTCCCTGGAGCAGGTCAGCGGGCGCGGCCTCCACCCGGTGACCTCGCTGGTGCGCCGCTCCAGCCTGGAAGACGTGTTCCTGCGCCTGACCGGCAGGAGCCTCGTTGACTGA